A genomic region of Raphanus sativus cultivar WK10039 chromosome 6, ASM80110v3, whole genome shotgun sequence contains the following coding sequences:
- the LOC108807302 gene encoding factor of DNA methylation 4-like produces the protein MSYLEKKLDDELALELEIERMRGGLQVMGHMEDPDMKEEIEKTKEKLKEKEEESEFQESLYQTLVVKHGYTNDELQDARKALIKSSMQELGVRGKISVKRMGALDEKPFQKIAKERYPAEEADVEAAKLCSLWDDHLRDSAWHPIKVIQIHGIHKEVLNEEDEKLKELKKELGDEVFEAVAQALMERNEYNGSGRYIVPELWNFKEGRKATLKEGVVYLMNLWKHLKPKPKRK, from the exons ATGAGTTATCTGGAGAAGAAACTAGATGATGAACTGGCACTGGAGCTGGAGATAGAGAGAATGAGGGGTGGACTGCAGGTGATGGGACACATGGAAGATCCTGATATGAAGGAAGAGATTGAAAAGACTAAAGAAAAACTCAAGGAAAAGGAAGAGGAGTCTGAATTCCAAGAGTCACTCTATCAAACTCTTGTTGTCAAACATGGCTACACCAACGATGAGCTTCAGGATGCTCGCAAGGCTTTGATCAAA AGTTCAATGCAAGAGTTGGGAGTACGTGGTAAGATCTCAGTGAAGAGAATGGGAGCTTTGGATGAGAAACCATTCCAAAAAATAGCTAAAGAGAGATATCCAGCAGAAGAGGCTGATGTAGAAGCTGCAAAGCTTTGTTCCTTATGGGACGACCACTTGAGAGACTCGGCTTGGCATCCGATTAAGGTCATCCAGATACACGGAATCCACAAG GAGGTGCTGAATGAGGAAGATGAGAAGCTGAAGGAACTGAAGAAAGAGCTGGGTGATGAAGTGTTTGAAGCAGTGGCACAAGCGCTCATGGAGAGGAATGAGTATAATGGAAGTGGGAGGTACATAGTGCCTGAGCtttggaacttcaaagaaggaAGAAAGGCGACTCTCAAAGAAGGTGTGGTTTATCTCATGAACTTGTGGAAGCACCTGAAGCCAAAGCCCAAGCGTAAGTAA
- the LOC130495811 gene encoding protein AUXIN SIGNALING F-BOX 3-like: MRKLEIRDSLFRNAALLADVDKYRTMQSLWMSSCEATLGGCKRLARNVPWLNLEIINENENNDLMMERNEEDEREKVDRLYLTVVGARKNAPLCVTIL; this comes from the coding sequence ATGAGGAAGCTGGAGATAAGAGACAGTCTGTTTAGGAACGCTGCGCTTCTTGCTGATGTCGATAAGTACAGAACAATGCAATCCCTTTGGATGTCGTCTTGTGAAGCAACGCTTGGTGGATGCAAGAGGCTTGCGAGAAATGTGCCCTGGCTTAACCTAGAGATCATCAACGAGAATGAAAATAATGATCTGATGATGGAGAggaatgaagaagatgaaagagagaAGGTTGATAGGCTTTACTTAACAGTGGTTGGAGCTAGAAAAAATGCACCTCTATGTGTTACGATTCTTTAG